GGACATTATGGCCGCAGCACTGATCATGAGGGCAAGAGGAAATGACGTTTCTTAGAGAATTCCTGTCTCACAACAAGAAAGAAAAAGTGGTGGTGCAGAGCATTCGAGAACACATCTGTCTCCTTTGCTCCGCCATCGAAGCCTTCCGAGAAGCTTTAGAGAAAAATAACAAACATCTCATGAGAAGTATTGCCGATCTGGAACGCGAGGGAGATTCCATCAGGAGAGAAATAATTTCCAAAATCTACGAGGGCGCCTTCCTGCCGTATCTTAGGCCGGACCTGTGCAGATTTGTTGAGATTATCGATGACGTCTTCGATGTGTTGAAGGACACTTCACTCAATTGTCTTGATGCCACGATCCCTGAATCAATACGGGATGAATGCGTCAGAGTAGCTTTTCTCAACACTGAAATGTGCAAGATGCTCCTGCTTACTTTCGACGCCATGCTCAGAGGAGAAAATCTCAGGGAAAAGGCGCTGGCTATTCGAATTTACGAGAAAAAGATAGACGACATCAAGTTCGAGCTCTTTCGAACCGCTCGTAAAGTAGACATAGGAAACTTCTGGGAAGGGCAAGTGCTGTCGCACTTTCTCTCTGGGCTCACCGAGGTGAGCGATATCATTGAAGATGCCACCGATCACTTGCAGATCATCAGCGTGAGCATGCGCTAACCTCAGGCTCGTATTCCCTTTTCACTCGAATCAGGTGTGCTGGACGGTGTAGGCATGTGGAAGGTCTTGAGTGGTGCTTTCTTGGGATGGAGCCTGGGCGCCAACGACTCTGCCAACGTATTCGGCACTGGAGTTCTCACCGGCCTCATCAAGTATCGGACTGCCATTCTTTTGACCGCTTTTTTCGTTCTGTGCGGAGCCCTCATTGAAGGTCAAAAGGGTATGGAGACCGTGGAAGAGCTGTCCCTGCTGTTACCTCTGGATGCCTTTTACTGCGCCCTCGCTGCAGCTCTCACCATCTCTTTTCTCACCTATCTATCCTTGCCCGCCTCAACCTCACAGGCAATTATTGGGGCTGTGACTGCTGCCGGGCTTCTCTCGGGCACTGCTGATTTCTTGATGCTCTACAAGATCGTCCTTTGCTGGGTCCTCACACCTGTAGGGGGCATTATTTTCAGCTTCGTAATCTACAAAGCTCTGAGTTATGGGATCGACCGCACCATAACGAGCATCACGGGAAGAAATTACTTTTATGCACTGGGGATCGTTGTCGCCGGCTGCTACGGCGCCTATTCTTTAGGGGGCAACAATGTGGCTAATGTCACCGCCGTCTACGTCGGCGCCGGCGTTCTCTCCACCAAGCAGGCTCTCTGGATTGGCGGTGCCAGCATCGCTGCGGGTGTCCTCACTTACAGCAAAAAGGTCATGGTCACCATTGGTAAGAGCATCGCTCCTCTCGATCCCTTCTCGGCTCTTGTTACTGTGCTTGCCGAAGCCTTTACCCTTCACCTCTTTACTCAGGTGGGAGTCCCGGTGAGTTCCTCTCAGGCGATTGTTGGGGCGGTGGTCGGTGTGGGGCTTGTGAGAGATTCTAGAACCCTGAGCACTTCCATGCTCATCAAGATCGCCTTAGGATGGCTATTCACCCCGCTGATTGCCTGCCTGCTGACCATTCTCTTCCTCCACTTCATCGGCTAGCAAGTTTTGCTGCAAGCCTAAGCCCTTGTAAGTCCCCGGAGGGCTTATACGGCAGTTGCTCAGGTACAGTGCCATCAACAGCCAGCACTATCCCGGCAGGCAACGAAAGCGGTTGCCCTGCACATATCCTGGCCATCTCCACAGGCTCGCCCAAGTAGTCCTCCAGATATCCAGACCAGGTTGCCTTTAGGAGGCTATCATACTATTTTACCTCGATACCAAGATCTAGGATTGTCATCGAGGGAGAATTGTTTGTAGTGAATGTGGTTAGCCGCAAAGTCAAAAAATGGTTTTTTTGCCTGGCCTTAATCGGTCTCCTCATGTTGACACTACTTTATGTCTTTCGCGGGGTCCTGATCGAACCCCATCTAAAAGCATTGCTTGAACGAACCATTGCTGCAAACCTTGGACTGCAGGTTTCTATCGGCGATCTGTCAGGCAGTTATTTATCAAATGTGGAACTCCGCAATGTAGCCACAGTTGCGCAAACTGGCAAAGGTCCAGTCTCGTCTCTCGAATGGCAGCGTTTGAAGCTCAGCTACCATCTTGTAGACCTGGTGCAGGGGTTCTCTTGCTTTCTGGCCACTGCCAGCATCGAGTTGGAAGGTGCTTCAGTGGCAATTGATCTGCAGAAGCATGCTAACCGCGGCAAGAGTGAGCTGTCATCGAGCAAGTTGTTCCTGCCTGCAGCATTGCCCACAGTGCGAATCCACAATAGTTTTCTCCGCATTGCAGGGAAGGATTTCAGCACGAGTTTTGCGGGAATTTCCCTGACCACCGGTCAGCAGGCCCCCGATACCACTCTCATCAAACTTCGCATAGCACAATGGTCCTGGAAACAGCCAAATCTGCGTCCAGGTTCAACTGAGCTGCGTGCGGAAATGCGCTACTCGCGTGGCCAATTTACCATCAACTATTTTGATCTGGGAGGACAACAGGTCGTGGAATCAGCGACGGTTGATCTGACAGGTCTTCCTGCGCTACTGCCCTTCCAGGCGCGTTTGCATCTGGCCAGAGGCCAGCTACAAACATCTGGCCGTTTGGCCGGAGACATGGTCCATATTCGACTGCAGGGTGACGGCATCGTCTTATCACAGATCTCCGCTCTCCTTGCTGCTCCCATCCCTCCTTTTGGGGGACGTCTGGCGCTCGCAGGGCAACTCACCCTGCCTCTGGACAATCTAGCCAGGGTGCATGGCCGCATGTCTATTCTGCTGAAGGCAGGCAAGATTAAACAACTTCCCATTGACCAGCTGGCATTTCATCTGGAGGCTGAAAAGGGCATGTTGCTTCTCAAAGACTTGATCCTGGCAACCGGAGCCAACCAATTGGCGATATCCTCCGCTTCCCTGCCAACTGCAGCGGTTTTCAGAGGCAATTTGTTTACAATGTTGCAATATCTCGAGGCTCACTGGTCCATGCAGTGCAGCGACATCCCTCCTCTGCTTACACTGGCCGGGGTAAGCCTGCAAGCAGCCGTCCAACCAGTCCCTGCTCATAGTTTGCGTTTACATGGAGCAATCGATAATGGTTTGCTTGTGATCCCTGAAGGAAGTTTTGCAATCGACAACGACAGACTTCTGCTGCAATCGCTGCAGCTGAGACTGCCAACCAGCAAGCAACGCTTTCCAGATGCAATGATTGCTGTTGACCTTCGCCTTGCTGTCACGAACCTCGGAATTCTAAACCAAATATTCACTTTGCCTTCACTGGGAGGATCTGTCCACGGCCAGCTGCAAATCAAAGGAACCCTGGCCGCCCCCCAGGGCAAGGCCGAAATCACTGCCGAGGCGCTCACCTATGGCAATATGAGCTATGGCGACTTGAAGTTACAGGTCCGGGCCAATTCTCAGGGGCTGCACATTGACTCCGCCATATTGCAGCGAGAAGAAGATCTGGCAGAGGCACATGGTACCGTCAACCTGGCTGAGAAAAGGCTCGATGGCTTGCGCCTTCGATTGATCATAGAAGACTTGCATCCATACACGCGTCAGTTTGCGCTGCTGTGGCCGCGCCAAGCCGACAAGATTCGCGAGATACACGGCAGTCTCAGGGGGGCTGTTGCCCTTTCCGGTCCATACGCTCATCCTGAAGGC
The DNA window shown above is from Deltaproteobacteria bacterium and carries:
- a CDS encoding anion permease, whose amino-acid sequence is MWKVLSGAFLGWSLGANDSANVFGTGVLTGLIKYRTAILLTAFFVLCGALIEGQKGMETVEELSLLLPLDAFYCALAAALTISFLTYLSLPASTSQAIIGAVTAAGLLSGTADFLMLYKIVLCWVLTPVGGIIFSFVIYKALSYGIDRTITSITGRNYFYALGIVVAGCYGAYSLGGNNVANVTAVYVGAGVLSTKQALWIGGASIAAGVLTYSKKVMVTIGKSIAPLDPFSALVTVLAEAFTLHLFTQVGVPVSSSQAIVGAVVGVGLVRDSRTLSTSMLIKIALGWLFTPLIACLLTILFLHFIG
- a CDS encoding TIGR00153 family protein; protein product: MTFLREFLSHNKKEKVVVQSIREHICLLCSAIEAFREALEKNNKHLMRSIADLEREGDSIRREIISKIYEGAFLPYLRPDLCRFVEIIDDVFDVLKDTSLNCLDATIPESIRDECVRVAFLNTEMCKMLLLTFDAMLRGENLREKALAIRIYEKKIDDIKFELFRTARKVDIGNFWEGQVLSHFLSGLTEVSDIIEDATDHLQIISVSMR